From the genome of Pseudomonas bubulae:
AAAGCGCATTGGATGGTGGACGAAGCCTGGGCCTGGTCCTCGCACAAATGCAGAGGGTCATTACCTCGTTGGAGCGCAGTGCGCTGTACAAATCGATGTCGACCCACGCCGACCACAAGGTCTGGCAGGACGTATATCACGCACAGGCCTACGGTTTGGCCATCTCTATCAAGGTGACGTATCGCCCCTGCGGAGGGCCGCCGGTCATCGCTTTCAAGGAGAAAACATCATGAGCAAAAATGACTGCTGCACCTGCGGCGCCGCCAATGCCATGCAAGCGTTCAAGGGCCGCAGCTTCAATGTGAACTTCAAGCAATTGAACCGGGTGGTGCACGGCCTGGACGGGCACGAATGCACCGAGTGCGCCGAGATCGAATTTGATGCACCCAGCGCAGAGCTATATGCCCAGGCTGGCGACGAACTGGTAGAAGATGCCAAACGGGTTATGGCGGAAGAAATGAAGCGTATCCGCCGCAAGCTTCACTTCACCCAAAAAAATGCCGTGCAGTTGCTGTCGGGGGGTGGCCACAATGCGTTCAGTCGTTATGAACGGGCCGAGGTGGAGCCACCAAAACCCTTGTTTGTGTTGATGCGATTGCTCGATCGCCACCCCGAACTGGTCCGCGAATTACAAGCCATCAACGAGTGTGCAGACATCAATGCGCTGCTGGTGCAAAAACAGCAGCAGCGCGAAAACTGACACCTTTGGTTTTGTAGCCGCTGACGAGCGCAGCGAGGCTGCGATCATCAGCGGCTACAAGTCCCGATCAATGCAAAATCTGATTCAGGAACAGTTTGGTCCGGTCATTTTGCGGGTTGTCGAAGAAGTCATTCGGGGCGGCCTCCTCCACGATTTCGCCCTTGTCCATAAAGATCACCCGGTTGGCCACGGTGCGCGCAAAGCCCATTTCATGGGTTACGCAGAGCATCGTCATGCCGTCTTCCGCCAGGCCGATCATGGTGTCCAGCACCTCTTTAACCATCTCCGGGTCAAGTGCTGAAGTCGGTTCGTCAAACAGCATGATCTTGGGCTTCATGCACAGCGCCCGGGCAATTGCCACACGTTGCTGCTGACCACCCGACAACTGCCCCGGGAACTTGTGCGCCTGCTCCGGAATACGCACCCTTTCCAGATAATGCATGGCAATTTCTTCGGCCTGACGCCGGGGCATCTTGCGCACCCACATCGGCGCCAGCGTGCAGTTCTGCAGAATGGTCAGGTGCGGGAACAGGTTGAAGTGCTGGAACACCATGCCCACTTCACGCCGCACCGTCTCGATTT
Proteins encoded in this window:
- a CDS encoding type II toxin-antitoxin system MqsR family toxin, whose amino-acid sequence is MEKKTPHYNLQCIQADVQRLGAVAFTKSALDGGRSLGLVLAQMQRVITSLERSALYKSMSTHADHKVWQDVYHAQAYGLAISIKVTYRPCGGPPVIAFKEKTS
- a CDS encoding type II toxin-antitoxin system MqsA family antitoxin, which encodes MSKNDCCTCGAANAMQAFKGRSFNVNFKQLNRVVHGLDGHECTECAEIEFDAPSAELYAQAGDELVEDAKRVMAEEMKRIRRKLHFTQKNAVQLLSGGGHNAFSRYERAEVEPPKPLFVLMRLLDRHPELVRELQAINECADINALLVQKQQQREN
- a CDS encoding amino acid ABC transporter ATP-binding protein: MSEAIKKPASSEGIIQMLGVNKWYGQFHVLKDINLNVQPGERIVLCGPSGSGKSTTIRCLNRLEEHQQGRIVVDGVELTNDIKQIETVRREVGMVFQHFNLFPHLTILQNCTLAPMWVRKMPRRQAEEIAMHYLERVRIPEQAHKFPGQLSGGQQQRVAIARALCMKPKIMLFDEPTSALDPEMVKEVLDTMIGLAEDGMTMLCVTHEMGFARTVANRVIFMDKGEIVEEAAPNDFFDNPQNDRTKLFLNQILH